Genomic DNA from Dehalococcoidia bacterium:
GCCTCGCGCGGTTTTCAGACTGAACGGGTGACAGGGAAGCGGGGACAGCGGGGCTGATGGGCATCAAGATTACCGACACGGTGCTGCGCGACTCGCACCAATCGTTGTTGGCGACGCGCATGCGCACGGAAGACATGCTGCCGATCTGCGAGGCGCTGGACGCGATCGGCTACCACTCGCTGGAGATCTGGGGCGGCGCCACGTTCGACACCTGCCTGCGCTTCCTGCACGAAGACCCGTGGGAGCGGCTGCGGCAGATTAAGGCGCGGCTGAAGAAGACACCGACGCAGATGCTGCTGCGCGGCCAGAACGCAGTGGGCTACCGTCACTACGCTGACGACGTGGTGAACACGTTCTGCGAGAAGGCCGTCGAGAACGGCATGGACATCTTCCGCATCTTTGATGCGGTCAACGACGTGCGCAACCTCGAGACCGCGATGCGCGCGGTGAAGCGCGCCGGCGGCCACGTGCAGGGCACGATCTGCTACACCGTCAGCCCCGTGTTCGACGCCGACGTGGCCGTGACGATGGGCAAAGAACTGGTGCAGATGGGCGCCGACACCGTCTGTCTCAAGGACATGGCCGGCCTGCTCGACCCCTTCACCGCCGGCGAGATCATCGGCAAGCTGCGCCGGGCGCTGGACGTGCCGCTGCAACTGCACTCGCACTGCACCAGCGGCTTCGCCGACATGGCCTACATCAAGGCGATCGAGGCGGGCGTGGACATCGTCGACACGGCGATCAGCACGCTTTCGCACGGCACCTCGCAGCCGCCGACCGAGACGCTGGTGGCCACGCTGCGCGGCACCAAGTGGGACACCGGCCTCGACCTCAACAAGCTGAACGAGATCGCGGAGTATTTCGCCGGCGTGCGCAAGAAGTATGAGGCGTTCGAAAGCGAGTCGTTCGGCGTGGATGCCGGCGTGCTGATTCACCAGATGCCCGGCGGCATGATCTCCAACATGATCAACCAGCTGCGTGAGCAGAACGCGCTGGACCGGCTGGACGAAGTGCTGGCCGAGATGCCGCGCGTGCGCAAGGACATGGGCTATCCGCCGCTGGTCACGCCGACCAGTCAGATCGTCGGCACGCAGGCGGTGATGAACGTGCTGGCGGGCGAGCCGTACAAGCGGGTGACGCGCGAAACCCGCCAGTATTTCCAGGGCTTCTACGGCCGCGCGCCGGCGCCGGTGAACGAGGAAGTCCAGCACAAAGTGGTGGATCACGATCAGCCGATCATCAGCGACCGGCCGGCCGACCACATTGCGCCTGAGCTTGCGCAGGCCCGCGCGGAGATCGGCGACCTCGCCCGCAGCGAGGAAGACGTGATTTCGTTCGCCCTCTTCCCGCAGCCGGCGCGCGACTTCTTCACCTGGCGCAACGCCGGCGATGGCCCGGAGCCGGCATTGGTGGCCGCGATCGCGGCCGCCCTGGCGGCGGAAGCCGAGAAGGCGCGGCCGGCCGCGCCTCCGGACGGCCACGCCAACGGCCGCTCGGCCTGGAAGCTGGCCGGCCGGCAGCGCGGCCTGCGCGCGCGGTAGTCCGGCAGGCAACGAAGGAACGATGAAGCTTACCATCGATGGCAAACCGTTCGAGGTCAGCGTCGGCGCCGGCGAAGTGACGGTCGGCGAGCGCAGCTTCCGTGTGCGCGTCGAGGGCCGCGGGCCGCTGAAGACCGTCTACGTGGACGAGCAGCCCTTCCGCGTGGAAGTGCCGGCCGACTCCGGCGCCGACGATCTGCAGGTACTGGTCGATGCCCGCTACCGCACGGTGAAAA
This window encodes:
- a CDS encoding pyruvate carboxylase subunit B, with protein sequence MGIKITDTVLRDSHQSLLATRMRTEDMLPICEALDAIGYHSLEIWGGATFDTCLRFLHEDPWERLRQIKARLKKTPTQMLLRGQNAVGYRHYADDVVNTFCEKAVENGMDIFRIFDAVNDVRNLETAMRAVKRAGGHVQGTICYTVSPVFDADVAVTMGKELVQMGADTVCLKDMAGLLDPFTAGEIIGKLRRALDVPLQLHSHCTSGFADMAYIKAIEAGVDIVDTAISTLSHGTSQPPTETLVATLRGTKWDTGLDLNKLNEIAEYFAGVRKKYEAFESESFGVDAGVLIHQMPGGMISNMINQLREQNALDRLDEVLAEMPRVRKDMGYPPLVTPTSQIVGTQAVMNVLAGEPYKRVTRETRQYFQGFYGRAPAPVNEEVQHKVVDHDQPIISDRPADHIAPELAQARAEIGDLARSEEDVISFALFPQPARDFFTWRNAGDGPEPALVAAIAAALAAEAEKARPAAPPDGHANGRSAWKLAGRQRGLRAR